The Methanorbis furvi region TCCACATTTCAGATATAATCGCCGATATCCATCTCGCGGGAGATGACCGTATCGCAGTAACAGCAGCGGAACCCACGCGAATGGAAAGTGAACCGGCTTTCAGCAGGCTCGCGGGTATTGGTGATGCAGTTTGGATTCGGGCACTTGATAACACCCGTGATATCAGTTGGCACCTCGACCGATTTCTTCTCAACCACTTTGGAGTCACGGATAATACTGATCTTTGCGTCTGGTGCAATCAGGGCAAGTTTGTCCACCTCGGACTTGACCAGTTCGCGGTTCTCGATCTTGACCATGTCTTTTCTGCCGCCGCGGCTGCTCACCACATTTGTCGCAACCGTGAAGGTCACGTTTGTTCCGTCCTGAATTCCAAGAATACGGATCACCGTCAGGCCCTCGCCGGGCGTGATGTGATCGATCACCGTTCCGTTTTTGATCGGTGAGATAACAATTCCTTCGTCGCTTGACCGTTTCATGACCGCATCACCTCGTTTAACATCGCCATTCTGATGGGAACACCGTAGTGCGCCTGCTGGAAGTATTTTGCACACGGCATTTTGTCAACCGCCGGATCGATCTCGTCCACTCTCGGCAGCGGATGCAGTACAATCATCGAGGGTTTTGCCATCTCCAGAAGTTCGGGCGTGACCCGATAGGTTGCGGCAAAGCTTGCGAACGCCGCAGGGTCCGGGAAACGTTCCCGCTGAAGCCTTGTCACATACAGGACGTCGAGTTCGGGAATGGTTTCTTCGATGTTTTCATGGACGATGATCTCCATTCCGGCGTCGGTGAGATCCTGTTTGAGGTGGCTTGGCAGGTCAAGACCTTCGGGAGCGATGGTGTGCAGACGAATGTCATCGTATTTTGTCAGCGCGGCCGCAAGGGAGTGCACGGTTCTGCCGTACCGCAGGTCTCCCTGAAGTCCG contains the following coding sequences:
- the pyrI gene encoding aspartate carbamoyltransferase regulatory subunit — encoded protein: MKRSSDEGIVISPIKNGTVIDHITPGEGLTVIRILGIQDGTNVTFTVATNVVSSRGGRKDMVKIENRELVKSEVDKLALIAPDAKISIIRDSKVVEKKSVEVPTDITGVIKCPNPNCITNTREPAESRFTFHSRGFRCCYCDTVISREMDIGDYI